TGTTGAGTCGGCAGAGCTTTGCTTCGAGCGTTTCTCTGCTGATGCCGTATACGTTATGTAGCTGATTGGTATTGCAGGCATCTTCAACGCGCAGGCGCAAGTAGTCTCCGCTGGAATTGTCCGGCTGAATTCGTAGGTTTTTGTGCGCAGCTATAATGAGCGCAAGTTCACTGTCAGAAAAGCTGTGCTTGATGGACGTGATTGCACGGAAAAAGGTATCCACAACCCAAGGCAGGATGAATTCTGCTCCGGCACTTTTTGTGCGGAAGTAGTCTTTCAGCCATTTTTCCTGTTCGTTCGTGATACGAGCGGCTACTTGCGGCATACAGAAGAACCTCCCATGTGTCTCTGGGGTAAATCTTCGGAGTGTACCGAGTCCGAAATGAAAATATCTATATATAAGTAAGATAGCTTAAAAAATATTGCAATTATCTATCGGGGATGACTACTTGATGTCTACTGTTCCTTGGAGCGTAATGTCTTCCGGCATTAGCAGAACATTGCCTGTCTGGTTGTCTATGTTGACGTCGCCTACGAGCGATATGGAAGGATTAAAGATAATATCGCCGGAGATACCAAGCTTAGTGCACGAGGCAAGAGATGGTACACCCTCTTTGAATTTTTCATAGATGTTGTCGAACTTGCTGTAGTATCGAGGATCGAGGTTTACCTGAAGGTTTTCCGCGATGTTTGCTTCATTTAATTTGAGCGTGCCGGAGGGATCGAGCAGGTAATAATCAGACATAACCTTGAGCAGATCGTCAGTGCGTTTAACTGGGATAAACCGGTCACGAGTCGTCACGATGGCCTGTGCGTTTACAAAATGAGAAATTGCTGCACCCATAGCACTTTCGATTTGATACACCGGAGTAGAGGATTCATCGTGCGGGTTTATTGTTTTTGGATTTAAAATAAGTGGAAGCTTTGGAAGTCCGGACTGATGCAGGGTGTTTTTCAACTCAATAAGGTTAATCCAAATATTGTTGGTGTTGAAAAGACGATGGCGTGTGATGTTCTGGAATTCTTCCAGATCGCACTTAGGACATTGACTGACTTCGCGTAAGATAAGGCGTCCGTTATTATGTTTTGCGAGATGTCCGCCTTTGCTGTCGTTTTCTGTGCGCTCAGTCACTTCCATAAGGAATGGAACTTGTTCTTCAGCCATGTAGCCCAACATGCGCATGTCTAACGTGGCGCCAAGGTTGTCTATGTTGGACACGAGTGCGTATTTGCGTCCCTGCCGAATAAGTGTTTCCAGCACACCGGAAAGATAGAGAGATGCGTAAATATCGCCGTGTCCCGGAGGGTTCCATTCGTATTCACGATTATCTGGATACTCAGCGGGCATCAATGTATCTTGACGTATTTTAGGAAACTTATGTTGAACAAAACAGAGCGGTAATTGGGATAACCCGCTCATGTGCCGTAATTCACTGAGCGTATCTTTATGCGTGTTGTAGCTGTTCATGAGTACCAGCGGAAGTGGACCGCCGTACTGTTCCTGCCATGCAATAGCCTGCTTAACTGTGATGTCCAGAAATGACATATGATCTTTGACAGGCAACAGGGATTTTGCAAACTGCATTCCCATGCTTGTGCCCAGCCCGCCATTCAATTTAATAGCAACGGCTTCGTGAGCAATAGTTTTTCCTGCTTCTTCGTATTTATCCAGCGCATCAATATGCTTGAGATGTGATTGCGTTATCGGTGAGATGTGCATCTCAGGAATATGCCCAGTCGCGAGTTCAGATACATCTGCTAAATAGCTTGTGAACAGGTCAATGACTTTAGCTGGTATTCCCTCTTCGCGCATTTTTTCGGCGTAAGCAGCGAGAGTGGATGCGGAATCATATTGTTGTTCCGGTGTATTTGAAAACTTTTCACTGCGAACAGTAGCTTTTGAAGGTGTGTTGCGAGAACCGGATGTAGTCATGTTGACTCCCTTTTCACAAAACTAGTTATATCTCACACGATACAATGGCATGAAATTACGGATGAATTTACCCACTACCACACTGAGGAGAAGCTGGAAGTATAATCTTTGTGAAAAAGGAGTTGTTTGAAGGCGGGGAATATAGAAAAAAGCCTGCGGTGAATGGCAACACCGCAGGCTTTTTATCTAAATGATATTATGCAGGCTGCCACCTTTGGCTGCCATTTTATCGACGGATTTCGTTATATCCGGATCTTCTTCCAGTGCCGGAGCGTGGAAGGATTTAAGTCTGGCGTCAATAACAACAGGTCCTGAACAACCCCAGTGTTTGCAGTGGGTGAATGATCCAGCGCCGTACATGTCTGTGGCAGGATCTGAACGGGTGAATGTTACCCAGAGGAAGTTGTCCCAGTTGGCAGCGGTAAAGTCTGCATCATCTGCAACAACGACAAGCGGGAGTGACTCGAGCTTGCCGATGCTTTTCAGATGTTCTGCAAGGCGGAACATTGCGTCGTCGTGCTCGTCACGTGCAGCGGTATGTTTAGGCCCTTTGACAACAATCACACCGGACATGAACATTTTCGTATCACTGAAACCTTCCGGCAGAGTGAAGTGAGATGGAATACTTGAACCAAGGGTGCGTTTTACCGGACCGCAAGCTGTCCAAATAATTTTGGAACCTTGGTTAAGGCTGATTCCTGTGTAATCGAGTGTGTCGATTGTCGTGCGTGTTATGAAATGGAAGTCACGCGCAAAATCGGTACGCTCAAGTATATGTGTGAAAAATTCTTTGTAGTTATGGGTGGTAAGCCCTGGGTTATCTTCTTTTGCTGCAAGGATTACGTATTTTGAAAGCGAAGTCTGTGTTGTGCCGAGCAGTGACAGACCACAGGTGATGAGTTCCTGCGGTTGACGTTCTTCTGCGTACGGGACATATCGTTCACTACCAATGGCAAGAAGGAGCGGATGTACACCGGCTTGATCAACTGCGTGTACCTCGTGCACACCGTTGAAAACTGTAGGCACAAGCTCTGCGGTGAGGTCATGAATAAATTCACCGAATACTGTATCTTCCTGTGGAGGGCGTCCAACAGTGGTGAACGGCCAGACAGCATCGTTGCGATGGTAGACATTGTCTACATGCATGAGCGGGAAGTCGTGCGCAAGGCTGTAGTAGCCCAAGTGATCGCCGAATGGTCCTTCAGGCTTCTGTTCGTTAGGGTGGATTGTGCCGCTGATGCAGAAATCTGCTTCAGCAAGGATAGGGAGCTGACCTTCGCGGTTGATCATAGGCATACGGAATCCACCGAGGGCACCGGCAAAGATCAGTTCTGCAATGCCTTCTGGGAGCGGCATAATAGCTGCCATTGTCATGGCAGGAGGGCCACCTACAAATACATTTACTTTGAGTGGCTCATTACGACGGATTGCTTCGGCATGGTGGTAGCCAATTCCGCGATGAATCTGGTAGTGCAAGCCAATTTCTTTATCTTTTTCAAACGGAGCACCTGTAAGCTGGACACGGTACATGCCAATGTTTGAATTCATGAAACCTGGTTTGTCCGGACTTTCTGTATATACCTGCGGCAGAGTGACGTAGCCGCCACCGTCCATAGGCCATGAATGCAACTGCGGGAGTTGGCTCACAGTGGTGGTGTTGTCCAGTACAGGTCCAGTTTTCACTTTTTTAGGTATTGTGGAGTACCCAGCGCGTGGAACACCAGCATACTTCCACGGGTGCTTGAAGAAATCGAACGGATCAACCTTCAGCTTGAAAATGCCTTCCAGTGCACCCAACGTGTCGCGGAAGATCCAACGGGTGCGTTCCATGGTGCCGAAGATGTTGCAGACCATGGGAAATTTGGTACCTTTTACGTTGGTGAACATGATTGCAGGTGCTTTTGCTCGAAAAGCTCGGCGCTGGATTTCAGCCACTTGCAAATGCGGGTCAACTTCGTCATGGATGCGGATGAGCTGCCCACTTTGTTCCAGATCAGCAATAAGCTGCTGTGTATTTCTGTATCGCAAAAGAACTTCCTTTTATATCAAGCTGGGTTGAAGAAAACACTACTAGTATACCAAAATTGTGTGCCGCGTGCAGTGTAAGAACTCTGCAGATTGCGGCGTCCCCTAAGGTTCTGATTCCCCACGAGTTGGGAAATTAGCCTGCGGTAGACTGGCGCTACGGAAAACATTTTCAAAAGTACTCGCTGAAGTACCGGCGCCCGCGCCTGTGTGCTGTACAGATTTATTATGGCTGTAACGGGAGGGCGTTGTCCATGTTCTGTATTCTTGGTTTGTCGTAATGATACTACGTATGAAGATTTTGCGGAATAATAGAGTAAAGCATGTCTACCCGCAAGAAACTTGAGTGCAGATGTATGGAATGATGGAAGACCCCAGCAGCCACGCCCATTCTTATATAAAAACCCCTCTCTATCACGTTGATAAAGAGGGGCTTGCGCTCAGTTCAGTAAGAGGTGCCAGTGGCAGTAACTCTTTCTACTGGTACCGGAAACAAATCCGGTTTTATTATCTATATTAGTCTACTTTGTTGTACGCAGAAGCTGCTGCACCACAAATTGGACATTTTTCAGAAGTTTCACCTTCGTGGGTGTGACCACAAACGGAACAGTTGTAGTAATCTACGTCTACTGGGTTCTCAATGTTCTCAAGAGCTTTAGTGTAGAGACCAGCATGAATTGCTTCAGCTTTGTTTGCAAAGCCGAAGTAACGTGCTGCTACTTTTTCGCCTTCTGCTTCAGCGTCTTTGATCATTGCAGGGTACATGTTTTCAAACTCGTGAGTTTCACCAGCGATTGCATCTTTGAGGTTAGCAACGGTGTCACCGAGTTTGCCAGCGTTACGAAAGTGTGCATGTGCGTGGATGGTTTCTGCATCAGCAGCAGCACGGAAGAGTTTTGCAACCTGAGGATGACCTTCTTTTTCTGCTTTTTTAGCGTAAGCAAGGTATTTACGGTTAGCCTGAGATTCGCCAGCAAAAGCAGCCATGAGATTTTCAAGAGTCTTGGACATTATTCACTCCACAAGTGTGTTTATTTGTTGTTTAGATATACCTTAACAGGAATGATTACTGTTTATATTTCTCAATCAAGTTTGTAAAGTAAAAAATAACTTTTTTATATAGTTCTATTTTTTTCCGAAAAAATTTATCTTCTGAGCATTACAAAACATTCAGCGTAGTATGTTTTGTAATAGTAGGGAAAAGGTTTGCTGGAAAACCCTAATTTGCCACAGGACAGAGGTTATCCTTAAAGCGTCTGGCACTAAAGGTTTCCCAGCAAACGGGTAGAATCGACGTACGTTGTCTGTTGGAAAGTCTTCCGCAGCAATGTATATGCGTCACCTAAAAAGAGCAGGAACCTGAATACAAGTGGAGTTGTACAGGTTCCTGCTTTTGTATTTCGTTATCAGCACATATTTATGTTGGCAGCGTATAAGTGCTAGTCTACTTTGTAAAACGCTGAAGGGGATGCGTTACAGATAGGGCACTTATCACCTTCAAACGGCCCTTCGTGTGTGTAGCCGCAAACAGAACAGTTGTAATAGTCGGTTTCTACCGGATTATCTACGGTATCCATCATTTTTTGATACAAGGTTGCATGCACCTCTTCTGCCTTGTTGGCATATTGGAAGAAGCGAAGTGCTGCTTTTTGCCCTTCAGCTTCAGCGTCCTTGATCATTTCGGGATACATATTTTTAAATTCATGAGTTTCGCCTGCGATGGCATCCTTGAGGTTTTCAAGAGTGGTACCTATCTGTCCTGCATTGCGAAGGTGTGCATGTGCGTGGATGGTTTCAGCATCTGCTGCCGCACGGAAAAGTTTTGCAACCTGTGGATGGCCTTCCTTTTCTGCTTTAGCAGCGTAGGCAAGGTATTTACGGTTTGCTTGTGATTCACCTGCAAATGCAGCCATCAAATTTTCAGCAGTTTTACTCATGGGTTACTCCGTCAGATTTGTTGTTAAGCAACTTGTTAATAGGAATCATTACTGTTTATAGAAAAGAAGTGTTCTTGTAAAGCGGAAAAAGAACTTTTTCTAATTTTCTCTAGCTGTTGAATGCAATACAAGGTGCATTCTTAAGAGTGTAACGTACCTCTGTTATGTCTTATTACCAGTATTTATTGATTTAAATTTTATTTGGTGAAGCTCCATAAAAAAAGCCCACAATACATTGTGGGCTTATGTTTTTTTATAAGAGGGCTGTTTAATCCTGCGAAGATGCGTCAGCAGGTTCTTCATTTAATGGAGATTGTGGTGATGATGGTAGTGTTGCTACTTCATCATTCGCTGGAGGAGGCATGCAATCTTCTTGTCCAGGAATTGGCGATGGCGGCGGCATATCTTCGGGGTCGACACCGTCGTATGGTGCAGCTTCTTGAAACGATTGAAACGGTTGACCCTGTTGCGCAGATTGAGCCGATTGGGACTGCTGACTCGGCGCAAATTGGCGCGGGGAATTGTCAAATTCCAATTTAACCTGACCAAGCTCTATCTTTAAATAGGCAGAGTATTCTTTGCCTGCTTTGGAGATGAGATTTAGTGGTTCTGCTGTGCGCCCTTTGGTGAGCAATTCATCAACGATTGTTTTGTCGATGGCTCTGCCAAACATATTTTTCCAAATAACGAAAAGGCAACCGCCGTCGTCACGTTTCCAGTTTGAGCAGGCGTATCGTTTGTCCAGATCAGTAACTTCGCCGCCACAGAGCGGACATTTTCCGTCCGGTTCCCGTTCTCCGACTTCCTTGGCCTTCATTGCCAGTAGAATCGGCGCAACGCTTCTATCTTTAATATTATGGATACTGCCCGCAACAAGATGACGGATGGAATGCATGAACTCTGGATAGGTGGCAGTGCCGCCTTCAATGTCCTTGAGTTTCTTTTCCCATTGACCGGTCATTTCAGGGGAAACGATATCGGGCAGCATGGCAGAGATAACTTCAATAGCTTCCTGACCGGAAGTTGTTGCCTGAAGTTTTTTGCCGTTTCTTGCAATGTACTTGCGTGAAAGCAGGGTTTCAATAACCTGTGCGCGAGTTGCCGGAGTGCCAAGCCCACGCTCTTTCATTGCAAGACGAAGCTCTTCATCTTCTACAAATTTACCGGCTGTTTCCATTGCACTCAGGAGAGATGCATCAGTAAAATGTGCGGGTGCTTTAGTTTGCCGTTTTACGGTATCAATCGTCTGTGTATCTACAGTGGTACCTTTACGGAGGGACGGCAGAGGGTTGTCCTGCGCGGTTCTCCAAGGTTCGACCACAAGCCAGCCTTTGTCTTTAAAGACTTTTCCTTTTGCAATGAACAAATGTTCACCCACGAGGACGCGGATGGTGGAGGACTGGTACACAGCTTCCTGACTGAATGCTGCAATAAATCGACGGCAGATCATTTCATAAATTTTTTGCTCATCACCGGAGAGTTGAAGAATATTTGCCTTGCGGGCTGTGGGAATGATGGCGTGGTGATCGGTAACTTTTTTATCGTTCACACACGGAAACTTTTTACCGTCTTTAATTCTATTCACCGCCGGAACTGTTTCCTCTTTATATAAAGGATAGATTGCGCGGAAATAGGTGAGGATTTCTGCAAACAGTTCTTTAGTTAAATGGCGTGAATCAGTACGTGGATAGGTAATAAGTTTTTTTTGCTCGTACAACGCCTGCGCAATGCCGAGCGTGTCCTTTGCAGAAAGCCCGAAACGGGTGTTTGCTTCACGCTGAAGTGTTGTGAGGTCAAACGGGAGCGGTGGTTTTGTGGTGCCTTTACGGCTTACAACGCCTTCGACTTTACCTGCTTTGTCTTTACATTCCGTGACTACTTTTTGAGCGCGGGATTCAAAGTTTATGCGTGTTTCCTTTTCATCTTCAGGCAGATGATGGGTCGCGGAAAAACACTCAGCGGGGGCTTCCTGTTGTGCGCCGGATTCTGGATCAATTTCTTTGGGCGCACTCGACTTATCAGGACGGCAGAAGGTAGCTTCAACAGTCCAGTAGTCTTTGGGCTCAAAATGGTCGATTTCATTACTGCGTTCAGTAAGCAGCCTGAGTACAGGAGTCTGCACACGTCCTACAGAAATGAGACGGTTAGCTTTTACCGTGAATAAGCGGGAAAAGTTCATGCCTATCAGCCAGTCAGCTTCAGCTCTGGCAAATGAGGCAAGCCCGAGATTTCGTTTTTTCGAGTCAGGCATGAGCTTGTTTAAGCTCTTTTTCAACCCTTCTTCGGTCATGTCGTTCGCCCACAGACGCTTCACAGGCTTGTCGCAGCCTGCCATGAGGTAAATGCGGCGGAAGATAAGTTCACCTTCGCGCCCAGCATCCGTTGCGTTGACAATGTTAGACACATTCTGATCGTTCAGTAAACGATTGAGAACTGCATATTGACGTTGACCTTCTTTAAGGACGGCAAGTTTAAATTTTGGGGGAATTATCGGCAGTTGGCTTATGGTCCATCGACCCTGCCATGCTTCATGCTGTTCTTCGGGTTCAGCAATGCCTACAAGGTGTCCCACTGCCCAACTGACAATGTGTGTGGCACCTTCTAAATAGCCTTCCTTGCGGTTGGTGGCGTTTACATGCGGGGCAATTTCGCGGGCAACCGAGGGTTTTTCTGCAATAATAAGTGTCTTTGGCATTATCTGACACAGGTAGGACGAACAGGGCTCGGCGTCAATGAGCTATTTGATACCCCGCAACTTTTGAAACATATCAGAAAGTTTTAGCGGTAGAGATGTCTTTGTCCAGCGTTTTTCAACCTCTTGGCGGAACTGGAGGCCTAAGTGCTTTTCAATCCGGTAAAGAACGCCGGAACGACCCCGAGATACAAAGACAGAATCGCAATACCCTTCAAGGTCAATGACGTAAATTTCTTTGTCTTTGTAGAGAAAGTTTCTGTAATGAAAGTCGAAAAAGATAATTCCTGAATTGAGGATTGACGCTATCAGTTCAACGAGTCTTGATTCAACGGTTTGGTCATTGGTGTTGTCCAGATATTCTTCAAGCGTTGGTGCGTCAATTTCTTGTGTTACGATTTTGTATTTTTCAGCAGCAGTTATCGAAGGTGTGTTTAACCCAACATTCTGTAATCTTTTAGCAATATGAGCAAAGTTGAGTCCTGGATACTTTCGTAGATGCAGCCAGTATTTAAGCTTTAACTCAAATTTAGGAGTAAAAATCTTGATATACTGTTTTTTTTCTTCATCGTAATAAACTGAACGGTTTTTTTCTTTTTTGAGACAGGTCATTGCAAATCCTTTCTCTACTGATAACGAGCGGCATAGGCTCAGTATTCAGTGCCCCTGACGGGAAAGATTTCCCTATGGGCAGGGCGTTTAATACGCCTAGATACAATGAGTGCAATGAAAAATCTCTTAGTTTATATTAAAAGAGGTTAATAAATGGTTAAGTTTAAGACATAAAGCGTAAGGCATCTAAAAATCGGGATCGCAGCTTGTCGCTCATGAGGCCTTTTTTAACAGGAGGTAGTTTGAGAAAACCACCAAGAACGGCGCGCATGAAGTTCTCTGCCTTACTATTAGGGTTGTCGAACAGTAGGTTTTGCAGAGTGTCTCGTTCCAGTGACTGAAGAATCGCGCGCTCGAAGGTGTCTTCGGGATGAATGACACGCTTTGTGGACTTTTCCAGTACTAAGGCTTTGGGCTTGCATTTTAATGCGCAGACGCCACAACCAAGACAGCGATCTTCGTCGATGATTGCTAGCTTTTTAGGGCGATTCTCGCCGATGACAGCTCCGGTGCGTTTCTGCATGGTAATGGCATCAACCGGACATGCCTTAGCGCAGAGGCCGCAGCCTATACAGTCTTCGTCGCTGCATGTGACAACAAACGAAGATGACACCAGAATATTGGTGTATCCGGTCTTTTTGATTCCGTTCATAAGGTTACAACAGCAACCGCAGCAGTGACAGATGAAGCCTACATCTTGCTTCACATTATCTGCTGTGAGAGTGAATCCCATGTCTTTGGAACGGTCGAGGATATCGTACATTTCGTCTTTGCTGGAGCGGCGTGCGAGATTGTTTCGGATCAGAAATTCTGCTCCTTCGCCGATAGTCGTACAAGTATCCAATGGAACAGTGCATTTCTGTTCGCCTAGATGATGTTTTTCATGTCGACACGAGCATAACCCAACAGCAAAAGACGACTGAGCATCAATGAGTGCGGCCGCGCGTTCATAATCCAAAACTTCAACATGCGAATCTGCAATGATGGTCTCTTCGTGCGGCAAAGCGCGCATGACCGAAATTTTCTGCCCGTCAGCAAAGTTTGCATCCAAAAATTCTTTTTTCCCGAACATGTACCCTTGAAAGAGTTCTGCCCATTTTTTTTGCGGCAAATTCGGACCGGTACGCATCATCGTAAATTCAAAGAATCCGACAACAAAAGGGCTGACCATGTATTCGTACTGATTGCCGTTCCATATGTCGCAGACAAGTCCCTTTTTACACAAGCCGTCGAGCATGAAGCGGAGTTTGGTTTCATTGAGACCAGTCGTGCCTGCAATGCGTTCCAGTGTTGCCGGTCTGTATGGCATTGCTACAATGAGTTCTGCTTCAGCAGGAGTGTAGAGATACGTAACCATCTCTTTCATGGCATCATTCCAAGGCATACGTACTAGAGAGCCGTCGAGTTTTTCTCCGAGTTCTTTGTAGATATCTTTTGCAATGATGTGTCCCATGATGTCGTCCTTCTAAGCTGAAAATGTGTCTGTGCTAAGGGCTGCTTGTAAAGCCAGTCAGTCTTTTTAGGCAGTGACCTGAATTGACAAGGAACGAGTATAAGATCTGTGTTCTGTTCGCGTCAGTTGTAGCGGTGTCTGTATCTTGCTCAATAGCATATTGTCCGGGAAGAGGTGTTTTCCCCTCTGGAGCTCGCGAAAAACCTCTGGATTGGAGCAGATTCTCCTGCTCCACCACTGTCATTTTATCAGAAGATGGTTTGTTCATTGTCATCAATTACGCGTCTTCTCGCATCGCCTCAAGACCTTCGCCTACCATTGTCGGAATAAATTCCTGAATTTCGTAAGTTGCAAGTTTTTCTTTGTGGAACGGGTCAAGCTCGAGCACTGCGTCAAGTGCTTCGCGGGATTCGCAGCGAGCCAGAATTATGCCGCCTGTACGGGGAACTTTTCTGCCTGATGCAACAAAGTTTCCCAATGCATACTGTTCCTTCAGATAGGCAACGTGTGCTGCTAAGTGTGCATCAACTTGAACCATTTCACATGTGTACGTGAGAGATACGATGAACATATAGATATCCTTTTTCAGTATGTTACGCTTTTTTATATGAGTACTTATTAGTGGAAAATTCTTTGCGCATTTTAGGAAGTTGGTTTTTGAAGTCAAGAAACGTTTTTAAGAATAACTACGAAAGCAGTATGTTATGTGTGGTTGAAATACATATTGTAATATCGACAAGTGGTTGCATTTTTATTGTTGTAATACGCTAAAAATAGTTATTTTTTAAAGTTGCTTTAAAAATAGTATGTAATTGCAATGTACTAGTCTTTTTTTCATTATTATATACTGAAATCTAAATTATTTTTCTATGCCTATACTATCTAGTGCATATCTTTTTATGTCACTTTAAGACAATTAAATCAGACCGTATCTATAACGGGGGAAAAAGTATGTTAAAGAAATATGGTATATTATTAGCTATTTGTGCAGCATTGTTCATGGTTGGTTGTGGTAGCGACAAATCTGCTACAGACACAAAAGCTCCTGATACACAGCAGGAAGTACAACAAGATACAGCTCCTGACACAATGCAGAAAGATCAGATGGACAACAAAGATGCTGGTGTAGAAAAAGCTATGCCTGAGGAAAATGTTGATAAAGGCATGTCACAGGACAAGATGATGCAGGACGGTGCTGACAATAAAGATATGGGCACTGATACCATGAAGAAAGATGATAGTTCCATGAAAGATGACATGGATAAAACTATGCCTGAAAAAAATAGCTCTGAAGAACAGAATACCTCTGAGCAGAACAATTCAGTAACAGGTATGCTGAACACATAGTTTGTGAAGGAACAGGAAACGGGGGCTCTGTTTCCTGTTCTTCATGACGAACAGTTCCTCTATTTAGAGCATGTGAGGTTTGTTCATGAAACAGCGAGTGTTTGGTCTTCTGTTGCTCTTGTTTGTCCTGTCAGGGTGTAATCTTTTTCATTCCAAGATTACGCCCAGTCAACTAGTGGGGCAGACAGTAATTGTGACACTGGAGTCGGGGGCATTTCCTGATTCTACTATTACGATGCAGTTTCTTTCTTCCAAAGATATTGTGTGGAGGCTTACAGGAAATTTGGGTAATTCGACTGGTGCAGCGGATTATCTGATTTCCAAGGTAAATCCCAAAACCATTTTAGTGACATGGCGAAGCGATCGAGCACACGTCAGTTATGTTGTCACAATGGATTTTGATTCAGAACGATGTTTTTTGGTGCGGGTTGATAAAGGACAGAATTTATTATCCGAGGGCGTTGTTGCATTCGAGTAGTTCAGGGTTCTTAATGGATAAGTACATAGTGGGTGTAGTTATGCGTAAAATTCCCATTCTACTGTTTTTTCTATTTTTTTGTGCAAATTACCGCATGCGGTATGGCGCAACAGGTGGATATCCAACCGGATGATCTGATAGGAAAGACTCTGACAGAAACATGGCGGAGAGGAAGCTTTGTAGGAGCTTCCTACAAAACAAGTATTCTGACGCCAACTTTAATGCGATGGTATGCACTAACCGGAAATTTGAAAGGCAAAAGTGAAGAAGTAAAGTACGCGTGCACAAAAGTTGGACGTGAAATTTTACAGGTGTCATGGCGTGAAGAAACAACGGGTTCTCAGGCAATTGTAACCTACAATTTTAAGACAATGAAAATGTTTGGTGTGATTGTGGAGAGCAAGCGAGATTTTCTGTTGCAGGGCACTTTTACGATAGAGCAAAGTAAAGACGAAA
Above is a genomic segment from Halodesulfovibrio sp. MK-HDV containing:
- a CDS encoding UTP--glucose-1-phosphate uridylyltransferase, which translates into the protein MTTSGSRNTPSKATVRSEKFSNTPEQQYDSASTLAAYAEKMREEGIPAKVIDLFTSYLADVSELATGHIPEMHISPITQSHLKHIDALDKYEEAGKTIAHEAVAIKLNGGLGTSMGMQFAKSLLPVKDHMSFLDITVKQAIAWQEQYGGPLPLVLMNSYNTHKDTLSELRHMSGLSQLPLCFVQHKFPKIRQDTLMPAEYPDNREYEWNPPGHGDIYASLYLSGVLETLIRQGRKYALVSNIDNLGATLDMRMLGYMAEEQVPFLMEVTERTENDSKGGHLAKHNNGRLILREVSQCPKCDLEEFQNITRHRLFNTNNIWINLIELKNTLHQSGLPKLPLILNPKTINPHDESSTPVYQIESAMGAAISHFVNAQAIVTTRDRFIPVKRTDDLLKVMSDYYLLDPSGTLKLNEANIAENLQVNLDPRYYSKFDNIYEKFKEGVPSLASCTKLGISGDIIFNPSISLVGDVNIDNQTGNVLLMPEDITLQGTVDIK
- a CDS encoding UbiD family decarboxylase, coding for MRYRNTQQLIADLEQSGQLIRIHDEVDPHLQVAEIQRRAFRAKAPAIMFTNVKGTKFPMVCNIFGTMERTRWIFRDTLGALEGIFKLKVDPFDFFKHPWKYAGVPRAGYSTIPKKVKTGPVLDNTTTVSQLPQLHSWPMDGGGYVTLPQVYTESPDKPGFMNSNIGMYRVQLTGAPFEKDKEIGLHYQIHRGIGYHHAEAIRRNEPLKVNVFVGGPPAMTMAAIMPLPEGIAELIFAGALGGFRMPMINREGQLPILAEADFCISGTIHPNEQKPEGPFGDHLGYYSLAHDFPLMHVDNVYHRNDAVWPFTTVGRPPQEDTVFGEFIHDLTAELVPTVFNGVHEVHAVDQAGVHPLLLAIGSERYVPYAEERQPQELITCGLSLLGTTQTSLSKYVILAAKEDNPGLTTHNYKEFFTHILERTDFARDFHFITRTTIDTLDYTGISLNQGSKIIWTACGPVKRTLGSSIPSHFTLPEGFSDTKMFMSGVIVVKGPKHTAARDEHDDAMFRLAEHLKSIGKLESLPLVVVADDADFTAANWDNFLWVTFTRSDPATDMYGAGSFTHCKHWGCSGPVVIDARLKSFHAPALEEDPDITKSVDKMAAKGGSLHNII
- a CDS encoding rubrerythrin family protein; this translates as MSKTLENLMAAFAGESQANRKYLAYAKKAEKEGHPQVAKLFRAAADAETIHAHAHFRNAGKLGDTVANLKDAIAGETHEFENMYPAMIKDAEAEGEKVAARYFGFANKAEAIHAGLYTKALENIENPVDVDYYNCSVCGHTHEGETSEKCPICGAAASAYNKVD
- a CDS encoding rubrerythrin family protein codes for the protein MSKTAENLMAAFAGESQANRKYLAYAAKAEKEGHPQVAKLFRAAADAETIHAHAHLRNAGQIGTTLENLKDAIAGETHEFKNMYPEMIKDAEAEGQKAALRFFQYANKAEEVHATLYQKMMDTVDNPVETDYYNCSVCGYTHEGPFEGDKCPICNASPSAFYKVD
- a CDS encoding type IA DNA topoisomerase, giving the protein MPKTLIIAEKPSVAREIAPHVNATNRKEGYLEGATHIVSWAVGHLVGIAEPEEQHEAWQGRWTISQLPIIPPKFKLAVLKEGQRQYAVLNRLLNDQNVSNIVNATDAGREGELIFRRIYLMAGCDKPVKRLWANDMTEEGLKKSLNKLMPDSKKRNLGLASFARAEADWLIGMNFSRLFTVKANRLISVGRVQTPVLRLLTERSNEIDHFEPKDYWTVEATFCRPDKSSAPKEIDPESGAQQEAPAECFSATHHLPEDEKETRINFESRAQKVVTECKDKAGKVEGVVSRKGTTKPPLPFDLTTLQREANTRFGLSAKDTLGIAQALYEQKKLITYPRTDSRHLTKELFAEILTYFRAIYPLYKEETVPAVNRIKDGKKFPCVNDKKVTDHHAIIPTARKANILQLSGDEQKIYEMICRRFIAAFSQEAVYQSSTIRVLVGEHLFIAKGKVFKDKGWLVVEPWRTAQDNPLPSLRKGTTVDTQTIDTVKRQTKAPAHFTDASLLSAMETAGKFVEDEELRLAMKERGLGTPATRAQVIETLLSRKYIARNGKKLQATTSGQEAIEVISAMLPDIVSPEMTGQWEKKLKDIEGGTATYPEFMHSIRHLVAGSIHNIKDRSVAPILLAMKAKEVGEREPDGKCPLCGGEVTDLDKRYACSNWKRDDGGCLFVIWKNMFGRAIDKTIVDELLTKGRTAEPLNLISKAGKEYSAYLKIELGQVKLEFDNSPRQFAPSQQSQSAQSAQQGQPFQSFQEAAPYDGVDPEDMPPPSPIPGQEDCMPPPANDEVATLPSSPQSPLNEEPADASSQD
- a CDS encoding RIO1 family regulatory kinase/ATPase, translating into MTCLKKEKNRSVYYDEEKKQYIKIFTPKFELKLKYWLHLRKYPGLNFAHIAKRLQNVGLNTPSITAAEKYKIVTQEIDAPTLEEYLDNTNDQTVESRLVELIASILNSGIIFFDFHYRNFLYKDKEIYVIDLEGYCDSVFVSRGRSGVLYRIEKHLGLQFRQEVEKRWTKTSLPLKLSDMFQKLRGIK